The sequence aaatctgccttttacagcagctataatcaatattttttataataacattggTGAGGtgtcacttgtagtgatgaacctacagcggattatcacctgactctgcagctttatggagttttatagcaggtttcagctcattgtttagttCTCTGActgcaactttattgttttggttcactctcagcgctctcatagtgtcatttttggccacagcaggcagctgtttttggaGACAAAGGTCTAAAAAGCCACTTTACACTTCCTGCTCCCGACACCAGCACCcgacagcaaacagacacagtagCAAATAAGCTGgggaacatagtggagcatttagcagctcctcaggagttggtagaggctaaaaaacagagctaagacagagtgaatattggaatttacattcatcaaatggacagaaacatgattccTGTGTTGATTTTATGCCAATTTAGGATTTTCTTAATATTTAAGTTGCTTTCTGGCTAAGTTTGCACATTTGTCAGGCAAGGTATGAGTCAATCCCCACAGAAACATTAGCATGTGACAATAGCAGCCACAGTTGTGctagaaaacaaagttcattCATAAAAGTGCATTTTCTCAACCAAATCTAGTTTTAACatccataaaacaaaacatgacaaaattcCTTTACATGAATTTTGAGATCACTGCAGCACATTTACCCTGTGGTGATGGATCTTCTTGAAGTGTTTGTTGGTGGCATCATAACACGACCACATGGTGAAAGCTGGGAACATCAGGTAAAGCAGCACCAGAGTTAACATGTAGGTTACATAGTCCCTGttgaaaagagacaaaaaggaaaatatgtaaTAGGTAAATAAATGTAGCCACTGATACCATTTGTTAAACTTACTAAAAATGTTGTGGATGAGTTTTGTcacaaataatcatttttgcTAACTATAGACATTGTAGTATGAATTGATTGcgatgaaaacaaaagaaaactggCCATTTCGTCTGTGCCAACATTCCAGTTTTGGTTGTATTCTCTACCTGTCTCCTCTGGTATAGTCCAGTGTGCAGCAAGTCCTCATTGGCTCAAAGTCATAGACGCCCCATCCCATGAGAGGAACAGCAGCCCAGAAGATGGAAAGAATCCAGATGATGCTGCACATTGTCAGGGTCGTGCTCCAGAAGAGCTTCTGTCCTACAGATTAAAAACATGCGTCATGTCATTTGGATGTAAGCAGACATTTGATTATGATTTAAAGTTGTTTCTGAAGAgaagaaatgtttaatttgttggTTTAGATGTAGGTAATGACACATGTTGACATATTGATATTTCTGCTGAACTTTTATGCTTTTCACCAGAAATAAGAGCAGGTGTGACAGAATCTCTGCTGCTTTATTTATAAAaactcaacattttctgacactttttcCAAATTGCTCTCATACATTCAATACAGTATCTATCTTTTGGTTTTAAATTTTTGAGTAATGTATGGGTTCACTGTGGTTTGACCATAAATTTTCAATTAATGAATTTCAAATAAGCATCTATAACATAAAATTTATGGTATAAGTGCAGATTTTATTACCACGTTTACAAattatctcatttttttttggtAGATTTTTTTTGGGAGActtcaaacaaaatatattttggtgtATTTCCACACTTCTGGTCAGTGGGTTGGACCTCACTGTACTCACTGGTGCAGTACTGGTGATATCTGTCCCAAGCAATGGCAGCCATGAAACTGATGGACGCCAGGACCGCTATCATCCCTTGGAAGCCATGATAGGCACATCCTTCTTGACCAAATGGCCAATATCTGGAGACGACAAAGAAATACTCTATATAACATAAACTGTGTTATTATAGGACTATGTCAGGCTGCagattgatttcattttttaaaacatggtgGTCCCAAAATAACAGTATGAATTCTACACAGTTGATTCAGAGTAACTCTCATTTCTTTTCCCTTCTCAGATTGTTTGAGTGCACTTCCAGTTTCACAATGAGGCAACTAGCTTGTCATTACTGAGTGAACTGCAGATGTGTTTGTTAATTCTGTATTCACCACTAAAGCACATTATGAAGTGAAATAAAAGGATCCCTGAGGCAACATTTACATGTAGCTACCTGATGTTGAGGAGCCATTTTTGTTGAGGCCCGTCAGTTAAAATCAAGCGTTTACTTAGTTTATATTGTGCCTACATGGTGCACTTTACTAAATTAATTAGTGCTTACTGCATACATGAtgaaacatacacaaaaaaacattttgctgctgaGGCTCAGGTTGAGAACTACTgaataaactacagtaaaaaggaaattgaaacaagaaacaaaaacttattttaaatattgctttatttttcttcactttGCGTTTTCTCTTCAGTAATGTCCTACCAGTTGTGTtgcaaaatgtgaaattaacaCCCTGAATAAAGTGGATTGCATTATGACACCCAAAGGTCACCCAGTGGTTAATTCCAAATGCTAAGCCTTTTTTATTGACTAAAGCTTCAAAATTTGTACACACACCGTGTTAAATAGTTATTGTGGAAGGAAGATAACTTTCAAAAAGTCAGCatgtctgtatctgtatctaATACCTGAGATAGCTGGCGTAAGCAGCTGTGAGTCCATTAATATTCAAACTGATGTCAGCCAGAGCAAGATTGAAGACAAAGAAGTTACTGGGAGTCCGCATCTCCTTCACTCTGAGGAAAGACACGATGCTGATGGCATTGAGGAAGAATCCAAGCATTCCTGAAAACGGAaagaaaattagattttgatTTCTGATATGATATTTAACCACTACTGTAACACAGTCTTATCACCCTAAAACTTGACACCTCAAAGTAAATATCAAGGCCCcgaaatacatttaaaatggattttttttaaatgtagctgTAAGAGTTGAAATGATTAGACGATTAcgtgattagtcaatcaacagaaaatgaactgTTAGCAGctattttcatgatcaattagTCATTTGAGTTATTTTTCCAACAAAtttgccaaatattctctgatCCCAGTTTTTCAAGAAAACGgatttcattcttttctttgccatatatgacagaaaactgggtattttgggttttagactgttggcaATGTGAAAACGTTACTTGAGGCTATCAACAGTCAGCAGGTGGAAGTTAGACTAGGCTTAACCAGTGTTGGGTCTTACTTTGAGTGGTTTGGCCTGGGGCCTGTAAAGTTGTCCACACAGGTTGTCAAAATAATTTCGCAAAAGAACTGCTGAATTTCAAACTTCATGGTGAGAAAACTAAATACATTAGCGTATGATTGGGATCTTAGAACTTGAGCCGCTTTTGTCATCTGAACAAATCTTTACAGAGTGAATTGTCCCCTTGAAGTCTTGTATAAATAATGTCTTCCTGTGTCTTAGTCCACTTACCCCCAACGAGAAGCGCTGTGCCAAAAGTAAACATATCAAACTCTGCAAATCCCTCCGGTAATGTATACGCTGCCATGTTGAAATGCACAAATTCAACTATCCGCAAAAAAGtccttttcttgttgtttaaCGCACCACCGTCTCCAACAAAATGACGCTTTATAAAGGCTCTTTCACGTGAAAAAGCATGAAGAGACTAATCTTAGTAAACCCCTTTTGCAATCCCCCGAAGAATGCCTTAACGAGCAGACCTCCTTCAAACTTTCTGCAAGTTTGTGGTTGCAGAAAGTTTGCGCATTTGCTGCGCAATTCTTTGATCTAAAAGCAGGGAGAATTTGCGGATTCAGCGATCAGCTGTGATTTTTGTCGTTTGGAGAAACTTTACTGCAAGTAACCTCTTGTGGAGAGTCCAATTTCTCCCTCCACAAATTCACTTATTCCAGCTATTGTGTGAGATAAGGAAAGAGAATGGGATCATGGGAAATGTTGTCTACAGGCAAAGTTACTGGATAGGCTGAATTTTAGATGTGATCATTTGGAGTAGTGAACTCTTACTTTGATCAAAGCAGATTACAGTGTAATCCTTTAAATATACAAACAGGGTATCATCACTCTGTTCTGTAGTTATTTAGCTTTaggtcatttcatttttattgaatatCTAATTTTCACAGACAGGATGTCCTTTAAATATGTACTCAAATCATGGACTGACTGTGTGGCTTCTTTATTTTTAAGGCTGCTCAAATTCACGTAATCCTTCCACCACAACATATTGGACTGGCTTTTATGGACTTTGTCCATTAAAATATACAGAGAAGCTGCAAATGTgactttgaatgtttttttccgGAATGCTTCCACAATATTTAGTGCAATTAACATTTGCAATTTGGGAAATTGTGCAGCCAGCATTGTTATCATTAGattgcacacatacactgtgtaatgtgtagatactgtatatatacagtacaaaataaaaattcagtTGTATGTTTGATGTGCAGTAAACATGATAGGGTTAAAGATCGGGACTGAAGGGacagcattaaaacattttgtctgtcTACAGAGTTGGCATTTCAGTGTTACGTCTCTGTTTAAAAACAATCCAAAACTTTCTCAGATCATCAACCATGCAAGTAAAATGGTAGTTTTAATCAGATTTCCAACTTATTCAAACTACCATCAACATGATGAAGAAGCAGATGAGGACTTTGCATTCTAACACCTGCTCATATTTATTGCACTTTTCTACTTTCTCTACAGCCATACTCACcttatttcagtttgtgtttactGCATGATTTTACTTGTGACACATGCCAAAgataaatttccattttttctcaaTCTGAAGTTTGTGGGTTAAATGAGCTCAGCTGGGGTAAAGAAAGTAATTATAACATTGTAACATCTGTGCAAAAGTAACATCTTTAGATGAAGACAAAAGATGATTTTAATGAAGAAAATTttggtgaatttttttatttattcatagaAACTTGTGAGTTAAAGTTGCACATTCAAGGGTAAAACGAAATGCATTTtctcaaaatgtgaaatgataTCCAATCACATTAAGTGTAGAAGATCAATTTTAAAGTCAGTGAAAGGATCAGGATCttacttatttattcatatagctGTTTTATACAAAAATAACTATATAACCCCCCAAAAATGAGGACATTACAATAGTGACCTTTGGCTCTCGCAGCAGTCTGAaccttttaaaatgtaacatttgggCAGAGTCTGATTGCACCACTAATCTGTCCGCAGATTACCACAAACTCATTAACTATGAAGTAATGATTTGTCCCAATGGACTTATAATACCCTTTTCTCAAACTGCCCATATTGTCCCGACTGAAAGCTCAGCATCCAATCATGTTACAGACTTCCTCACACTCAGCATAAAGAGAGCTGCAGTGTTGATGCCTCtcggtgctgctgctgctgctgctgctctgccgCTCCGACACATGTGACTCAGTTCCTGACTCAAATGTGTGGCAGTGCTGATATCGACGTCTTACAAAGAAATTTAGAGCGTCTGATTTGTATGTCAGCATGTTTGTCTGCTGCCCCAAATCCCAACAAGAGGCTGAGTGAGCAGTGTGAGGCCACGCAAGAACGTAAAGCAGCAGATTGTTACTTTCACAATGCAGAAAGTTTCAATTAAACAATCTGATAATCTACCACAGCTGAGTGTGTTGAAATAAGAACCAGACTTaaccaacacaacagaaaacatgaatgcagTGGATTGATCAACGGATGTAAATTATAAActgaactcacacacactgaatatgtttgttttctgtttttatgaacTCCTCACAATCTGCTTTATCAATATGCCAAAGTTgcaattttaataaaatgtgaaatagtGCAGTGAGTGCTGAAATAGTGACAAAAAGACTTAAAGATTGTCTTTAATTTGAAGAACTTTTAGCTTCAAAAAGCTATACataaagtttatattttggAAAAGTCAGTACAATACAGCGTTGAGTTAAAAGAAATCAGGATTGATTGATATCATCTCAGTGGGAGGCTCCTCATCTTCTTAAGCTACAAATTTGGGAATGAAACCCACAGCTGTAATTGTCCTGAATATACTGTCTGCAAAATCTTTTCCAAAGTGCTTGCACCCTTGTAGTGATTGCATATTAACACTTTGGCAAACAGTCAATTACAGCATCATAATCTGCTGGTTTTGCAATGACACAAAGGCTTCACTGTTGCAACTGCATTTCCAGCAACAGACTCTGAGGAACAGgagcaatgaaaaaaaaaaacaaacaaacaatggaaACTACAATATTTCTGTGAAAGTCTCAAGTGGTGAAATCAGAAGTGAGCAGTCATTATGTACCACACGTAAATACAATTTGGAGGTACTACTAGTTTCCTCGAGTACTTTGGGAGACTTTCCGTTCTTTCCTCATATATATTTTAGAGGAAAACATTCTCTTCACTTTATCAGATGGCTGAAATTgcagattcatattttatattcagtATGAGATAAAATGCCTCATGGCAAGTAAAACAATGTTGTAAATCATTTTCAGGAattccttaaaaaaaacctcacttAACATTGTTGACATAATTAAGAGACTCTGGAGATAAAGACATTAGGAGGTTCATTATCTCATATTCTCCAATTTTGGGGATTTTCAATAATTAAACACTGTGAAGAGGACTAAGCTTctacttttacagtttttactgtCACTAAAATACTGTGttaattacttttactttaactaAACCTTTGAGCGCAGACATAACAGCAGGTCCTCCCCCCACCCTGAGATCAAGATGTGCCCCACTAGAGGTCAGACGTGGAGAAGGAGGTGGTGGATGTGGGGGTTTGGAGGTTTTTTCTCAGGTTTTGAGGACATCCCTCCTGAGAGAAATAGAACAAAGATGTATTAATAAGAGACAGGGAGATGACAGGATTAAAGGATTTGAAATCCTGCCGAACGGACAGCCGTGCTTTTAAACCTCTGCACCTGCGAAAAAACCCTCAGAAACTGTGACAGCATGCCTGTCCTTCACAAAATgtgtcacacacagacaca is a genomic window of Thunnus maccoyii chromosome 20, fThuMac1.1, whole genome shotgun sequence containing:
- the rgrb gene encoding retinal G protein coupled receptor b, with protein sequence MAAYTLPEGFAEFDMFTFGTALLVGGMLGFFLNAISIVSFLRVKEMRTPSNFFVFNLALADISLNINGLTAAYASYLRYWPFGQEGCAYHGFQGMIAVLASISFMAAIAWDRYHQYCTRQKLFWSTTLTMCSIIWILSIFWAAVPLMGWGVYDFEPMRTCCTLDYTRGDRDYVTYMLTLVLLYLMFPAFTMWSCYDATNKHFKKIHHHRFNTSVPLRVMLMCWGPYVLMCIYACFENVKVVSPKLRMLLPVIAKTNPIFNALLYTFGNEFYRGGVWHFLTGQKIVDPVIKKSK